In a single window of the Streptomyces sp. CGMCC 4.7035 genome:
- a CDS encoding metal-sulfur cluster assembly factor, protein MSGVLPERVREALGEVYDPCSQSWQRPMSLVDLGLVRGVSVTDDGRATVRISLTAPFCMAVPVIMQSVEAKVGEVEGVSGVTVELDGATIWSPELMTDKGRDQLAAARAGDRRSLPLAVVGVS, encoded by the coding sequence ATGAGCGGGGTTCTTCCGGAGCGGGTGCGCGAGGCGCTTGGTGAGGTGTACGACCCCTGCAGTCAGTCTTGGCAGCGGCCGATGAGCTTGGTGGATCTGGGGCTCGTGCGGGGCGTTTCGGTGACGGATGACGGGCGGGCCACTGTGCGGATCAGTCTCACCGCGCCGTTCTGCATGGCTGTGCCGGTCATCATGCAGTCGGTGGAGGCGAAGGTGGGGGAGGTCGAGGGGGTCAGCGGGGTCACGGTTGAACTCGACGGGGCCACGATCTGGAGTCCCGAGCTGATGACGGACAAGGGGCGGGATCAGCTGGCTGCGGCTCGGGCCGGTGATCGCCGCAGTCTTCCGCTTGCCGTGGTGGGCGTGTCTTAG
- a CDS encoding MMPL family transporter, with protein sequence MFSALGAALHARRRISLLLAVLAAALAAVFGGTVDSRLTNGLSDYDDPGGANVAARRIIQQATGVDAQQGYAILVRTDAPIDPKAAPPAPVAAAVALLRGRPEIKQVVDYSSASNPALISKDAHSTIVLGTVGAMKEKATVDAEADLQKAIAGNPELKGRAWLGGSTPGHVQVAEVSNEDLAKAESLALPFILILLVLVFRGVVAALVPLVGAVVTLLLTLAGLRIATEFMDVSTGALNLAFALGLGLAVDFGLLIVSRYREELAVHGPGAEAVRRTVASAGRTVFFSSMTVAAALAAIVVFPHPYIRSMGLAGVITVVSAALFALLGLPALLAVLGRRVNSLAPRRWQRNRTAGEAAGDRWHRIAHAVMRRPAVVAVAATGVLLLVAAPVVGLKFTGADASTLPASTSAGKVSRALDSDFAKPPASPLQIVLDTTNGDQLTSYARQIGTVPGVESVGTPFRLDDRHWEVDAVLGGAPLGTVAKDAAVRVQDVKAPVRARFTGVTADFLAQKSSIGAKVPAAAAVLAVVTLLLLFAFSGSVILPFKALVMNTLSTGAALGFLVWVFQHGNLGFTAQNGIEATTPVLVFALAFGLSTDYNVFLLGRIKEGKGAGLDDREAVAEGLARTGPIVTSAAALFCLAVGALALSRLVFVQELGLGTAFAVLIDATLVRALLVPSLMALLGSTNWWAPGPLRRLHTALRLDRMEPPEPKTEPATPSATAPQESTAVTAP encoded by the coding sequence ATGTTCTCTGCCCTGGGCGCCGCCCTGCACGCGCGGCGGCGCATCAGCCTGTTACTGGCCGTTCTCGCGGCGGCCCTGGCCGCCGTATTCGGCGGCACTGTCGACAGCAGACTCACCAACGGCCTGTCCGACTACGACGATCCGGGCGGGGCCAATGTGGCGGCCCGCCGGATCATCCAGCAGGCCACCGGCGTCGACGCCCAGCAGGGGTACGCGATCCTAGTCCGCACCGACGCCCCAATCGACCCGAAGGCCGCGCCGCCGGCCCCGGTGGCCGCGGCGGTCGCACTCCTGCGCGGGCGGCCCGAGATCAAGCAGGTCGTGGACTACTCCTCGGCCTCGAACCCGGCGCTGATCTCGAAGGACGCGCACAGCACGATCGTTCTGGGCACGGTCGGCGCCATGAAGGAGAAGGCCACCGTCGACGCGGAGGCGGACCTCCAGAAGGCCATCGCCGGCAACCCCGAGCTGAAGGGCCGTGCCTGGCTCGGCGGTTCGACGCCGGGCCATGTGCAGGTCGCGGAGGTCTCCAACGAGGACCTGGCGAAGGCGGAGAGCCTGGCCCTGCCGTTCATCCTCATCCTGCTCGTCCTGGTGTTCCGGGGCGTGGTGGCGGCGCTGGTGCCGCTGGTCGGCGCGGTGGTCACGCTGCTGCTGACGCTGGCCGGGCTGCGGATCGCCACGGAGTTCATGGACGTCTCCACCGGCGCGCTCAACCTCGCCTTCGCCCTGGGGCTCGGTCTGGCGGTCGACTTCGGACTGCTGATCGTCTCCCGCTACCGCGAGGAGCTGGCCGTCCACGGGCCGGGCGCCGAGGCGGTCCGGCGTACAGTGGCGAGCGCCGGCCGTACGGTGTTCTTCAGCTCGATGACGGTGGCCGCGGCCCTCGCGGCGATCGTCGTCTTCCCGCATCCCTATATCCGGTCCATGGGTCTGGCGGGCGTCATCACCGTCGTCTCAGCGGCCCTGTTCGCGCTCCTCGGGCTGCCCGCGCTGCTCGCCGTCCTGGGTCGCCGGGTCAACTCGCTCGCGCCGCGTCGCTGGCAGCGCAACCGTACGGCGGGCGAGGCGGCGGGCGACCGCTGGCATCGCATCGCGCACGCCGTGATGCGCCGGCCGGCGGTCGTCGCGGTGGCCGCGACCGGGGTGCTGCTGCTCGTCGCCGCGCCTGTCGTCGGCCTGAAGTTCACCGGCGCGGACGCCTCCACGCTGCCGGCGTCGACGAGTGCGGGGAAGGTCTCGCGGGCCCTGGACTCCGACTTCGCGAAGCCGCCCGCCTCCCCCCTCCAGATCGTCCTGGACACGACGAACGGGGATCAACTCACTTCTTACGCACGGCAGATCGGCACCGTACCGGGCGTGGAGTCCGTGGGCACGCCCTTCCGTTTGGACGACCGGCACTGGGAGGTCGACGCGGTGCTCGGCGGGGCACCGCTCGGCACGGTGGCCAAGGACGCGGCGGTGAGGGTGCAGGACGTCAAGGCGCCGGTGCGGGCCCGCTTCACCGGGGTGACGGCTGACTTCCTCGCCCAGAAGTCGAGCATCGGCGCGAAGGTGCCGGCGGCCGCCGCGGTCCTGGCCGTCGTCACCCTGTTGCTGCTGTTCGCCTTCTCCGGCTCGGTGATCCTCCCCTTCAAGGCGCTGGTGATGAACACGCTGTCCACGGGGGCGGCCCTCGGGTTCCTGGTCTGGGTCTTCCAGCACGGCAACCTCGGCTTCACTGCCCAGAACGGCATCGAGGCGACCACGCCGGTGCTGGTATTCGCCCTGGCCTTCGGCCTCTCCACGGACTACAACGTCTTCCTGCTCGGCCGGATCAAGGAGGGCAAGGGCGCGGGTCTGGACGACCGCGAGGCGGTGGCCGAGGGCCTGGCCAGGACCGGCCCCATCGTCACCTCCGCCGCGGCCCTGTTCTGCCTCGCGGTGGGCGCCCTCGCCCTGTCCCGCCTGGTCTTCGTCCAGGAACTCGGCCTCGGCACGGCCTTCGCGGTCCTCATCGACGCAACCCTCGTACGCGCCCTTCTGGTCCCGTCCCTCATGGCCCTCCTCGGCAGCACCAACTGGTGGGCCCCCGGCCCCCTGCGCCGCCTGCACACCGCACTCCGCCTGGACCGAATGGAGCCCCCGGAGCCGAAGACGGAGCCCGCCACCCCGTCGGCCACGGCCCCGCAAGAAAGCACGGCGGTCACCGCACCCTGA
- a CDS encoding amidohydrolase family protein, producing MFVIDATVHPYNVADANLRKDGEFPNLHAFALREMLWGMHERFAVKGSEIPREVFCTDWPPELLAWTLFTESDVDMAVNHRLRIDAVFEDGLCNGEKNQVLVEKWPNRIVPYAGINPAEGIEACLRDLREQVARVPGTIGIKMYPNAGSPDLSWRLDDPEFTPLFELAKELGIKIIALHKIVPNGLVPLGPFGIDDLEAVAIRHIDLSFEIVHAGLPPFVEEVAMALMRLPNVYANLEITSAILAHGMGYVEEALAQLISLGGAEKIIYASGALHFHPQPVLEKMARLTFSDRILERYGLEQITHEQRAAFLAGNYARIAGIDLPSAAEAVRDDEFARVRAEHGGNRPMWSYWRESQPELWAAASGAAA from the coding sequence ATGTTCGTCATTGACGCCACCGTGCACCCGTACAACGTGGCGGACGCCAATCTGCGCAAGGATGGCGAGTTCCCCAACCTGCACGCCTTCGCGCTGCGCGAGATGCTCTGGGGCATGCACGAGCGCTTTGCCGTCAAGGGCTCCGAGATCCCGCGCGAGGTGTTCTGCACCGACTGGCCGCCGGAGCTGCTCGCCTGGACCCTGTTCACCGAGTCCGACGTCGACATGGCCGTCAACCACCGGCTGCGCATCGACGCCGTGTTCGAGGACGGCCTGTGCAACGGCGAGAAGAACCAGGTGCTCGTCGAGAAGTGGCCGAACCGCATCGTCCCCTACGCCGGCATCAACCCGGCCGAGGGCATCGAGGCCTGTCTGCGCGACCTGCGCGAGCAGGTGGCCCGGGTGCCGGGCACGATCGGCATCAAAATGTACCCCAACGCCGGTTCGCCCGACCTCAGTTGGCGGCTCGACGACCCCGAGTTCACGCCGCTGTTCGAGCTCGCCAAGGAACTCGGCATCAAGATCATCGCGTTGCACAAGATCGTCCCGAACGGTCTTGTCCCGCTCGGCCCCTTCGGTATCGACGACCTCGAAGCGGTGGCCATCCGCCACATCGACCTCTCCTTCGAGATCGTCCACGCCGGCCTTCCGCCGTTCGTGGAGGAGGTCGCCATGGCGCTGATGCGGCTCCCCAACGTCTACGCCAACCTGGAGATCACCTCCGCCATCCTGGCGCACGGCATGGGGTACGTGGAGGAGGCGCTCGCCCAGCTGATCTCGCTCGGCGGCGCGGAGAAGATCATCTACGCGTCCGGCGCCCTGCACTTCCACCCGCAGCCGGTGCTGGAGAAGATGGCCCGCCTTACCTTCTCCGACCGCATCCTCGAGCGCTACGGCCTGGAACAGATCACCCACGAGCAGCGTGCCGCCTTCCTCGCCGGCAACTACGCCCGTATCGCCGGGATCGACCTGCCGTCGGCCGCGGAGGCCGTCAGGGACGACGAGTTCGCCCGCGTGCGGGCGGAGCACGGGGGGAATCGGCCGATGTGGTCGTACTGGCGCGAGTCCCAGCCGGAGTTGTGGGCGGCGGCGTCCGGGGCGGCGGCATGA